From a region of the Bacteroidales bacterium genome:
- a CDS encoding YigZ family protein, with translation MKDTFLTIAADSEGVYKDKGSKFLAFAYPVDNEEVIKEKIAALRKKYFDARHHCYAWRLGTEGMLYRANDDGEPSNSAGKPILGQIDSYGLTNVLVVVVRYFGGILLGVGGLIQAYKHAAADALTNARTVPGIVTEVYRFTFEYPDMNQIIKVTKDMGLECFSQDFNMACSMKVRVRKSQTEQMMQRLELIGSLKITPEN, from the coding sequence TTGAAGGATACATTCTTAACCATAGCAGCAGATTCCGAAGGTGTTTACAAAGACAAGGGCAGTAAATTCCTGGCTTTTGCATATCCTGTTGACAACGAGGAAGTCATCAAAGAAAAAATAGCTGCTCTACGTAAGAAATATTTTGATGCACGTCATCATTGCTATGCATGGCGCCTGGGAACGGAAGGAATGCTTTACCGGGCCAATGATGACGGTGAACCGTCTAATTCTGCAGGTAAACCGATCCTCGGGCAAATCGATTCATACGGATTGACGAATGTCCTGGTGGTCGTAGTCCGGTATTTTGGAGGGATCTTGCTGGGGGTCGGCGGCCTGATACAGGCATACAAGCATGCCGCTGCCGATGCATTGACCAATGCCCGGACTGTTCCCGGTATCGTCACTGAAGTATATCGTTTCACGTTTGAATATCCGGACATGAACCAGATAATCAAAGTGACCAAAGATATGGGGCTGGAATGCTTTTCCCAGGATTTTAATATGGCATGCTCCATGAAAGTCAGGGTAAGAAAAAGCCAAACCGAACAAATGATGCAACGTCTTGAATTGATCGGATCACTGAAAATAACCCCCGAAAATTAA
- a CDS encoding 6-phosphofructokinase encodes MKIGILTAGGDCPGINATIRGVGKAAITYGMEVIGIQDGFSGLMFNDYIPLDEQKLSGILTLGGTILGTSREKPFKKKEGDLIADKPQLIKQNYTKMGFDCIVCIGGNGTQKTAAQLSEIGLNVLGIPKTIDNDVWGTDVTFGFDTAVNIATEAIDRLHSTANSHKRVMVIELMGHHAGWIALYAGIAGGGDIILIPEIPYSIDHVNEVLQERHRKGKPYSIVVVAEGIKTGKKENYPAGAYIAEQIEKETKLETRVTVPGYTLRGGSPSPLDRIIATRMGTYAASMLNKHQFGRMVAIHHNEMTSVPLKEVSGKLRLVEPDYFLIKQAKRIGISFG; translated from the coding sequence GTGAAAATAGGAATTTTAACAGCAGGAGGTGATTGTCCGGGAATTAACGCAACCATAAGAGGAGTAGGAAAAGCCGCCATTACATATGGAATGGAGGTAATCGGCATACAAGACGGATTTTCCGGATTGATGTTCAATGACTACATCCCGTTGGACGAACAAAAACTTTCAGGGATACTTACCCTGGGTGGAACAATATTGGGTACTTCCAGGGAAAAACCATTCAAGAAAAAAGAAGGTGATTTGATTGCAGACAAACCACAACTGATCAAGCAGAACTACACAAAGATGGGTTTTGATTGTATTGTCTGCATAGGAGGTAACGGAACCCAGAAAACAGCAGCCCAGTTATCGGAAATCGGGCTGAATGTACTTGGAATACCCAAAACCATCGATAATGATGTGTGGGGAACTGATGTCACATTCGGATTTGATACTGCTGTAAATATTGCGACCGAAGCCATCGACAGGTTACACTCCACGGCCAATTCACACAAAAGGGTCATGGTGATCGAACTGATGGGGCACCATGCCGGATGGATAGCGCTTTATGCCGGAATCGCGGGTGGCGGGGATATCATCCTGATCCCTGAAATACCCTACAGCATAGATCATGTAAATGAAGTTTTGCAGGAACGGCACCGCAAGGGAAAACCTTATTCGATCGTTGTTGTTGCCGAAGGGATCAAGACCGGTAAAAAAGAAAATTACCCTGCAGGAGCCTACATAGCCGAACAAATAGAAAAGGAGACAAAGCTGGAAACACGTGTTACCGTTCCGGGCTATACGCTCCGCGGCGGAAGTCCGTCACCTCTTGACAGGATCATCGCCACACGCATGGGAACTTATGCGGCTTCCATGCTGAACAAACACCAATTTGGCCGGATGGTGGCTATTCATCATAACGAGATGACATCCGTACCACTGAAAGAGGTAAGTGGAAAATTAAGACTGGTAGAACCTGATTATTTCCTGATCAAACAAGCCAAACGGATCGGAATCAGTTTCGGATAG